A genome region from Caldisalinibacter kiritimatiensis includes the following:
- a CDS encoding pseudouridine synthase, translated as MSKKQRLDKILSNMGYGSRKEIKSIIKDGRVKVDGITINSNKIKVDPYKAEIEIDGEIVRYREYIYIMMNKPNGVVSSTDDPLNKTVIDIIEGKYRIFNPFPIGRLDKDTEGLLVISNDGKLAHQLLSPKKHVDKTYYVEVEGMVEDNHIREFEKGIELEDGYKTMPAELEILSSGPISKVNLTIKEGKYHQVKRMFKALGMKVVYLKRISMGKLRLDETLELGEYRELTDDELELLKDS; from the coding sequence ATGTCTAAGAAACAGAGACTAGATAAAATACTTTCAAATATGGGCTATGGTAGTAGAAAAGAGATAAAGAGTATAATAAAAGATGGAAGAGTAAAAGTAGATGGAATAACAATTAATAGTAACAAAATCAAAGTTGACCCATATAAAGCAGAAATAGAAATAGATGGGGAGATAGTAAGATATAGAGAGTATATATATATTATGATGAATAAACCTAATGGAGTTGTATCTTCTACGGACGACCCCTTAAATAAAACCGTTATAGATATAATTGAGGGAAAGTATAGAATATTTAATCCATTTCCTATAGGAAGACTTGATAAAGATACAGAGGGCTTGTTAGTGATTTCTAACGATGGTAAGCTAGCTCATCAGTTATTATCACCTAAGAAGCATGTTGATAAAACATATTATGTAGAAGTAGAAGGAATGGTTGAAGATAATCACATAAGAGAATTTGAAAAAGGCATAGAACTTGAAGATGGTTATAAAACGATGCCTGCAGAACTTGAAATTTTAAGTTCAGGCCCTATATCAAAGGTTAACTTAACTATTAAGGAAGGTAAATATCATCAAGTGAAGCGTATGTTTAAAGCATTAGGGATGAAAGTAGTTTATTTAAAAAGAATATCTATGGGTAAGCTTAGACTTGATGAAACGTTAGAACTGGGTGAATATAGAGAATTAACTGATGATGAATTAGAATTATTAAAGGATAGTTAA
- a CDS encoding heavy-metal-associated domain-containing protein: protein MKSKKFTVNNIEGENDINYIRNTLSSMKGVNAVRVDTVANTVTVDYDENAVSANQLNSEIQNFNNDIR, encoded by the coding sequence ATGAAATCTAAAAAATTTACAGTAAATAATATTGAAGGTGAAAATGACATTAATTACATAAGAAACACATTATCAAGTATGAAAGGTGTAAACGCAGTAAGAGTAGATACAGTTGCTAATACTGTTACTGTTGACTATGATGAAAATGCTGTATCAGCAAATCAACTTAATTCAGAAATTCAAAATTTTAATAATGATATTAGATAA
- a CDS encoding DUF1540 domain-containing protein, which yields MHVNNSDEHIHRVKCTVNTCQYYAEGDYCTAPSIEIQPRNAKDTQETDCATFRPYQGMRG from the coding sequence ATGCATGTAAATAACTCAGATGAACATATTCATAGAGTGAAATGTACTGTTAATACTTGTCAATACTATGCAGAAGGTGACTATTGTACAGCTCCTTCAATAGAAATACAGCCTAGAAATGCAAAGGATACTCAAGAAACTGACTGTGCAACATTTAGACCATATCAAGGAATGAGAGGATAA
- a CDS encoding RsmB/NOP family class I SAM-dependent RNA methyltransferase — protein sequence MNLPEKFLERMEKILGDEYEDFIKSFDREHYKGIRVNTLKISVNDFKDISPFELEKVTWSKEGFYIGEKSRPGKHPYYHCGLYYIQEPSAMIPVEVLDPKPGEKVLDISAAPGGKATQIGAKLKGEGLLVANDISPKRVKALTKNIKVFGIKNSIVTNESPKNLAEKFKSYFDKILVDAPCSGEGMFRRDPKASKNWNNYSVDQCCGMQREILDWIPKMLKPGGKLVYSTCTFSPEENEGTIQWFLNKYPEFEIEEIKNIDEIDNGRPEWIQANQELTKAKRAWPHKIKGEGHFIALLRKKDGDVFNLNSFKINKGNIDSFIDFKNEYLKDSLQGNLHLKCNKLFLVPNDLPDISGLRLGNLGLYMGELKKNRFHPSQGLAMALKREQVSNTINFSSDSIEAVKYLKGETLLVNGEKGWRLVCIDGFPVGWGKQTKEHLKNNYRPEWRMK from the coding sequence GTGAATTTACCTGAAAAGTTTTTAGAAAGAATGGAAAAAATATTAGGAGACGAATACGAAGATTTTATAAAAAGTTTTGATAGGGAACATTATAAAGGGATTAGAGTCAATACTTTAAAAATTAGTGTAAATGACTTTAAAGACATAAGTCCATTTGAATTAGAAAAAGTAACATGGTCTAAAGAAGGATTTTATATAGGAGAAAAATCCAGACCGGGTAAACATCCTTATTATCACTGTGGATTATATTATATACAAGAACCTAGCGCTATGATTCCAGTAGAAGTTTTAGACCCGAAACCGGGAGAGAAGGTTCTTGACATAAGTGCGGCTCCAGGAGGAAAAGCTACACAAATAGGTGCAAAGCTTAAAGGTGAAGGACTACTAGTAGCTAATGATATTAGTCCTAAAAGAGTAAAAGCTTTGACTAAAAATATAAAAGTTTTTGGAATTAAAAATAGTATTGTTACAAATGAATCTCCTAAAAATCTTGCTGAAAAGTTTAAATCATATTTTGATAAAATTTTAGTAGATGCTCCATGCTCAGGAGAAGGAATGTTCAGAAGAGACCCAAAAGCCAGTAAAAATTGGAATAATTATTCAGTAGATCAATGTTGTGGTATGCAGAGAGAAATATTGGATTGGATACCTAAAATGCTTAAGCCAGGTGGGAAGCTAGTATATTCAACTTGTACCTTTTCACCAGAGGAAAATGAGGGAACCATACAGTGGTTTTTAAATAAATATCCTGAGTTTGAAATTGAGGAAATAAAGAATATAGATGAAATAGATAACGGAAGACCTGAATGGATACAAGCAAATCAAGAATTAACAAAAGCAAAGAGGGCTTGGCCACATAAGATAAAAGGAGAAGGGCATTTTATTGCTTTACTTAGAAAAAAAGATGGTGATGTTTTTAATTTAAATTCGTTTAAAATAAATAAAGGTAATATAGATAGTTTTATTGACTTTAAAAATGAATATTTAAAAGATAGCCTACAAGGCAATTTACATTTAAAATGTAATAAACTATTTTTAGTACCTAATGATTTACCAGATATATCAGGACTTAGACTTGGGAATTTAGGATTATATATGGGAGAATTGAAAAAGAATAGATTTCATCCAAGCCAAGGACTAGCAATGGCTTTAAAAAGAGAACAGGTTAGTAATACAATTAATTTTTCTAGTGACAGTATTGAAGCTGTAAAATATTTAAAGGGGGAAACTTTACTTGTTAACGGAGAAAAGGGATGGCGATTAGTTTGTATTGATGGGTTTCCAGTTGGTTGGGGTAAACAAACTAAAGAACATTTAAAAAATAACTATCGTCCCGAATGGAGAATGAAATAA